The proteins below are encoded in one region of Chrysemys picta bellii isolate R12L10 chromosome 4, ASM1138683v2, whole genome shotgun sequence:
- the LOC135982973 gene encoding uncharacterized protein LOC135982973 codes for MQSSPAVMAVQSGNRKRAPAWTDREVLDLIAVWGDESVLSELRSKRRNAKIYEKISKDMAERGYSRDATQCRVKIKELRQGYQKTKEANGRSGSHPQTSRFYEALHSILGAAATTTPPVTVDSEDGILSTAGSSDMLGDGEDEEGDEEGEAVGSSHNADFPDSQDLFITLTEIPYEASPAITPDTESGEGSATPSATVSQPSLESHSQRLARIRRRKKRTREDMFSELMASSQAQAAQQTQWRENLTRMHQANMDREERWRQEDQQATQTLLGLLREQTDTLRRLVDVLQERRQEDRAPLQSISNRPPPPPSPIPTSPKVQRRRGGRVPANSHSTPAESSSSRRLSFPKI; via the exons atgcagagctctccagcagtgatggccgtgcagtctgggaatagaaagagagccccagcatggactgatcgtgaagtcttggatctcatcgctgtgtggggcgatgagtccgtgctttccgagctgcgatccaaaagaaggaatgcaaagatctacgagaagatctctaaagacatggcagagagaggatacagccgggatgcaacgcagtgccgcgtgaaaatcaaggagctgagacaaggctaccagaagaccaaagaggcaaacggacgctccggatcccatccccagacatcccgtttctacgaggcactgcattccatcctcggtgctgccgccaccactaccccaccagtgaccgtggactctgaggatgggatactgtccacggccggttcctcagacatgttaggggacggggaagatgaggaaggagatgaggagggcgaggcagttggcagctctcacaacgctgatttccccgacagccaggatctcttcatcacccttacagagatcccctacgaagcgtccccagccattaccccggacacagaatctggtgaaggatcagcca ccccgtctgcgactgtctcacaacctagcctggaatcacactcccagaggctagcgcggattaggcgtaggaagaagaggacacgggaggacatgttctctgagcttatggcctcttcccaagcccaggcagcacagcagacccagtggcgggagaacttgacccgaatgcaccaagccaacatggatcgggaggagaggtggcggcaggaagaccagcaggcgactcaaacgctgcttggactactgagggagcaaacggacacgctccggcgccttgtggatgttctgcaggaacggaggcaggaggacagagccccgctgcagtccatctctaaccgccctcccccgccaccaagtcccatacccacctcacccaaagtgcaaagaaggagaggcggcagagtccctgctaactctcactccacccctgcagagagctctagtagcagaaggctctcatttcccaaaatttga